In Candidatus Promineifilum breve, one genomic interval encodes:
- a CDS encoding SDR family NAD(P)-dependent oxidoreductase has protein sequence MKVGDMDDFQQQVVLVTGGTGNLGQAVIRAFLASGARVAAVVRKPGDAAAVFAADAPAERCRAVVGDLMDESSVAGLARQTLDAFGRIDVLVNTAGGIRAGTPLHETSLQDWDFMMNLNARTVFLMARAVIPTMLARQQGRIISIAARAALKGTARHGPYNASKMAVIRLTETMSAELKGRGINVNCILPGTIDTPANRAETPDADFSKWVSPESLAGVILFLASPAAADIHGAAIPVYGRS, from the coding sequence ATGAAAGTGGGCGACATGGACGATTTCCAGCAACAGGTGGTTCTGGTGACGGGCGGGACGGGCAACCTGGGCCAGGCCGTGATCCGCGCGTTTCTGGCGAGCGGGGCGCGGGTGGCGGCGGTGGTGCGCAAACCGGGCGACGCCGCGGCTGTTTTCGCCGCCGACGCCCCGGCCGAGCGCTGCCGGGCCGTGGTGGGCGATTTGATGGACGAGAGTTCCGTGGCCGGGCTGGCCCGGCAAACGCTCGACGCCTTTGGCCGGATCGACGTGCTGGTGAACACTGCCGGCGGCATTCGCGCCGGCACACCGCTGCACGAGACGTCGCTCCAGGATTGGGACTTTATGATGAACCTCAACGCCCGCACCGTGTTCCTCATGGCGCGGGCGGTCATCCCCACCATGCTGGCGCGGCAACAGGGCAGGATCATCAGCATCGCCGCGCGGGCGGCGCTAAAGGGCACGGCCCGCCACGGCCCCTATAATGCCTCCAAGATGGCCGTCATTCGCCTGACGGAAACGATGTCGGCCGAGCTGAAAGGGCGCGGCATCAACGTCAATTGCATCCTGCCGGGCACAATCGACACGCCGGCCAACCGCGCCGAAACCCCCGACGCTGACTTCAGCAAATGGGTCTCGCCGGAATCGTTGGCCGGGGTCATCCTCTTCCTGGCCTCCCCCGCCGCGGCCGACATCCACGGCGCGGCCATCCCGGTCTACGGACGAAGCTGA
- a CDS encoding Lon protease family protein: protein MVCDPVGLSFETTADLQPTTAIIGQPRATKALEFGMGLKSKGYNIFVMGSAGTGRSTAIRHFLQERCGHEPTPDDWLYIYNFETNHRPQAISLSPGQGNIFAEHMKRLVESLQSTLTQALESSSYREAVHALDQKLVEQREEMLDELDRKASGQGFDLQETPSGLMVRDVSEDDGPEANGDANESYVRRDTQRALQSELQNILREVRILERDAREERRRLDREVAEAAIQDEFDTLREQYAEQPVLRDFLDAMREDLLEQVTRAAPTPDDRDIDQLIDLRRYEVNVLVDNSAGAGAPVVVQLNPTYENLFGRLEYESQGQAVTTHFTQIRPGDLHRANGGYLVMYASDLLRQREMWEALKRALKAEEIEMRPPQSDGPLIANTLWPRPIPLRLKVILLGNFNSYDQLFYHDEEFSDLFKVRADFSDTMPRHPQHEHSYAEFVAARSQEEKLRPFGRDAMAKIIEHGARLAEHQCKLSTRFGAIADLAREANYWAGSVGHEVVTAEDVRAALDERTERASHETELLSEAILEGAIFVATQGEAIGQVNGLTVRELGDFTYGHPGPISARTFMGDNGVIHIERETDMDSPSHQKGVLTLNAYLGGTYAQRQPLSLNASLTFEQFYGWIDGDSASSSELYALISSLSQLPVRQAISVTGSVNQRGEIQTIGAVNEKIEGFFDICRARGLTGDQGVIIPTTNIVNLMLREDVVDAVRAGQFHIWPVSTINEGIELLMGRPAGEADENGEYPEGTVHFTVKKRLRELATELKSFGDEHPRDEE from the coding sequence ATGGTCTGCGATCCGGTCGGACTCAGCTTCGAGACGACGGCCGATCTGCAACCGACAACGGCCATCATCGGCCAGCCGCGGGCGACGAAAGCGCTCGAATTCGGCATGGGGCTAAAGAGCAAGGGCTACAACATCTTCGTCATGGGATCGGCGGGCACGGGCCGCAGCACGGCCATTCGCCACTTCCTCCAGGAGCGTTGCGGCCACGAACCGACGCCCGACGATTGGCTCTATATCTATAATTTCGAGACCAACCACCGGCCGCAGGCCATCAGCCTGTCGCCCGGCCAGGGCAACATCTTCGCCGAGCACATGAAGCGCCTGGTGGAGAGCCTCCAGAGCACCCTGACCCAGGCCCTGGAGAGCAGCTCCTACCGCGAGGCCGTCCATGCCCTCGACCAGAAGCTCGTCGAGCAGCGCGAGGAAATGCTCGACGAACTGGACCGCAAGGCTTCCGGCCAGGGGTTCGATTTGCAGGAGACGCCCTCCGGCCTGATGGTGCGCGACGTGAGCGAAGACGACGGCCCCGAAGCCAACGGTGACGCCAACGAAAGCTACGTCCGGCGCGATACCCAGCGCGCGCTCCAGTCCGAACTGCAAAACATTCTGCGTGAGGTGCGCATCCTCGAGCGCGACGCCCGCGAGGAGCGCCGCCGGCTGGATCGCGAGGTGGCCGAGGCCGCCATCCAGGACGAATTCGACACCCTGCGCGAGCAATACGCCGAGCAGCCCGTGTTGCGCGACTTCCTGGACGCCATGCGCGAGGACCTGCTGGAGCAGGTGACCCGCGCCGCGCCCACCCCCGATGACCGCGACATCGACCAGTTGATCGACTTGCGCCGCTACGAGGTCAACGTGCTGGTCGATAACAGCGCCGGCGCGGGCGCGCCGGTCGTCGTCCAACTCAACCCGACCTACGAGAATCTGTTCGGCCGGCTGGAATACGAATCGCAGGGCCAGGCCGTGACCACCCACTTCACCCAGATTCGGCCCGGCGATCTGCACCGGGCCAACGGCGGCTATCTGGTGATGTACGCCTCTGACCTGTTGCGCCAGCGGGAGATGTGGGAAGCGCTGAAGCGGGCGCTGAAGGCGGAAGAGATCGAGATGCGGCCGCCGCAATCCGATGGCCCGCTCATCGCCAATACCCTTTGGCCGCGGCCCATCCCCCTGCGGCTCAAGGTCATCCTGCTGGGCAATTTCAATTCCTACGATCAACTCTTCTATCACGATGAAGAGTTCAGCGATCTGTTCAAGGTGCGGGCGGACTTCAGCGACACGATGCCGCGCCACCCGCAGCACGAGCACTCCTACGCTGAGTTCGTCGCCGCCCGCAGCCAGGAAGAAAAGTTGCGCCCCTTCGGCCGCGACGCCATGGCCAAGATCATCGAGCATGGCGCGCGGTTGGCCGAGCACCAGTGCAAGCTCAGCACCCGCTTTGGGGCCATCGCCGACCTGGCGCGCGAGGCCAATTATTGGGCGGGCAGCGTCGGCCATGAGGTCGTGACGGCCGAGGACGTGCGCGCCGCGCTGGACGAACGCACCGAGCGGGCCAGTCACGAAACCGAGCTACTGAGCGAGGCCATCCTCGAAGGGGCGATCTTCGTCGCCACCCAGGGCGAGGCCATCGGCCAGGTCAATGGCCTGACGGTGCGCGAGCTGGGCGATTTCACCTACGGCCATCCCGGCCCCATCAGCGCCCGCACCTTCATGGGCGATAACGGCGTCATCCACATCGAGCGCGAGACGGATATGGACTCGCCCAGCCATCAGAAGGGCGTGCTGACCCTCAACGCCTATCTGGGCGGCACCTATGCCCAGCGCCAGCCGCTTTCGCTCAACGCCAGCCTGACGTTCGAGCAGTTCTATGGCTGGATCGACGGCGACAGCGCCTCATCGTCGGAACTATACGCGCTCATCTCCAGCCTGAGCCAGTTGCCGGTGCGGCAGGCGATCAGCGTCACCGGCTCGGTCAACCAGCGCGGCGAAATCCAGACGATTGGCGCGGTGAATGAGAAGATCGAGGGCTTCTTCGATATCTGCCGGGCGCGCGGTCTGACCGGCGATCAGGGCGTCATCATCCCCACGACCAACATCGTCAACCTGATGCTGCGCGAGGACGTGGTCGATGCCGTGCGCGCCGGGCAATTCCACATTTGGCCGGTGTCCACGATCAACGAGGGCATCGAGCTGCTGATGGGCCGCCCGGCCGGCGAAGCGGACGAAAACGGCGAATATCCCGAAGGCACGGTGCACTTCACGGTCAAGAAGCGCCTGCGTGAACTGGCGACGGAACTCAAGTCCTTCGGCGACGAGCATCCCCGCGACGAGGAATAG
- a CDS encoding MFS transporter: MSEATRLTTKTKLIFGLGDWGTSAAATARNIFWFVFLTNVVGLNPGLAGGIWLVGRLWDAVNDPLIGSLSDRLHSRWGRRRPFLLIGAVPFALTFFLLFFIPPFESTAALVIYYSIIFLLYDTLYTVVNVPYLALVPELAQTYDERSSLTGWRTAFSFLAQLATAGAFKLLAENVFAPWFGGGPDGIRLGYLLAAGLWALSMALPLILLALTIREPEREPVSSPIRLLGNFREVFNNRPFRLAALIYLLCFTTGDVILLVFVRYLIDYVRVRPGFDSVVLAVVLSASLLSIPLVLALMRRTDKRTAYLISIGFMVAVLTVGAFLPPGVQNPLLIGAVLAGMGFAAMSIIPWAIVADVIEVDELQTGERREGLYTGYLVFLRKLATGLFVFGVGQLLSATGYVSSTTGSLFIDQPRAALNAMRFLVTVIPAVALALSLVLAWRFPLDREAHEAIRRELEARRAGL, from the coding sequence TTGAGCGAGGCCACGCGACTGACGACAAAGACGAAGCTCATCTTCGGCCTGGGCGATTGGGGCACGTCGGCCGCCGCCACGGCGCGCAATATCTTCTGGTTCGTCTTCCTGACCAACGTCGTCGGCCTCAATCCGGGGCTGGCCGGCGGCATCTGGCTGGTCGGCCGCTTGTGGGACGCGGTCAACGATCCGCTCATCGGCAGCCTCAGCGACCGGCTGCACTCGCGCTGGGGGCGGCGGCGGCCGTTTCTGCTCATCGGCGCCGTGCCGTTTGCCCTGACCTTCTTCCTGTTGTTCTTCATCCCCCCTTTTGAATCCACGGCGGCGCTGGTCATCTACTACAGCATCATCTTTTTGCTCTATGACACGCTTTACACCGTCGTCAACGTGCCCTATCTGGCGCTGGTGCCGGAACTGGCCCAGACCTACGACGAGCGCAGTAGCCTGACCGGCTGGCGCACCGCCTTCTCTTTCCTGGCCCAGTTGGCGACGGCCGGCGCGTTCAAGCTGCTGGCCGAAAACGTCTTCGCCCCCTGGTTCGGCGGCGGGCCGGATGGCATCCGCTTGGGCTATCTGCTGGCCGCCGGACTATGGGCGCTCAGCATGGCCCTGCCGCTCATCCTGCTGGCCCTGACCATCCGCGAGCCGGAACGCGAGCCGGTTTCGTCCCCCATCCGCCTGCTGGGCAACTTCCGTGAGGTGTTCAACAATCGCCCCTTCCGCCTGGCGGCGCTCATCTACCTGTTGTGCTTCACGACCGGCGACGTCATCCTGCTGGTCTTCGTGCGCTATCTGATCGATTACGTGCGCGTGCGGCCGGGCTTCGATAGCGTGGTGCTGGCGGTGGTGCTGAGCGCGTCGCTGCTCAGCATCCCGCTGGTCTTGGCCCTCATGCGCCGCACGGATAAGCGCACGGCCTATCTGATCAGCATTGGCTTTATGGTGGCGGTGCTGACCGTCGGCGCATTTTTGCCGCCGGGGGTGCAAAACCCGCTGCTCATCGGCGCGGTGTTGGCCGGGATGGGCTTCGCCGCCATGAGCATCATCCCCTGGGCCATCGTCGCCGACGTGATCGAGGTCGATGAATTGCAGACCGGCGAACGGCGCGAGGGCCTCTATACCGGCTATCTGGTGTTCCTGCGCAAGCTGGCCACGGGTCTGTTCGTCTTCGGCGTGGGACAATTGTTGTCGGCCACCGGCTACGTCAGTTCGACGACCGGCAGCCTGTTCATCGATCAGCCGCGGGCGGCGCTGAACGCCATGCGCTTTCTGGTCACCGTTATTCCGGCCGTGGCTCTGGCTTTGTCGCTGGTGCTGGCCTGGCGCTTCCCGCTGGATCGCGAGGCCCACGAGGCCATCCGGCGCGAACTGGAAGCGCGGCGGGCCGGATTATAA
- a CDS encoding NUDIX domain-containing protein produces MEIVQSRIVWEGKWRLRVETLRLPDGHVFERGAIDHPGAVVIAPLLFGADGAPLLLMLRQHRHTLDQTILELPAGTREPDEPWLECAQRELREETGQRAAHFMPLGEIWPAPGLTNERMALFLATDLSPDPLPMDVDEAITVEAWPLAALVEMALDGRLEDGKSVVTVLRVAKEIGYG; encoded by the coding sequence ATGGAAATCGTCCAATCCCGCATCGTCTGGGAGGGCAAGTGGCGGCTGCGCGTGGAGACGCTGCGCCTGCCCGACGGCCATGTCTTCGAGCGCGGGGCCATCGACCACCCCGGCGCGGTGGTGATCGCCCCGCTGCTGTTCGGCGCGGATGGCGCGCCGCTGCTGCTCATGTTGCGCCAACACCGCCATACCCTGGATCAGACGATTCTGGAATTGCCGGCCGGAACCAGGGAGCCGGATGAGCCGTGGCTGGAATGCGCCCAGCGTGAACTGCGCGAGGAGACCGGCCAGCGGGCGGCGCACTTCATGCCCCTGGGCGAAATCTGGCCCGCGCCGGGCCTGACCAACGAGCGGATGGCCCTTTTCCTGGCGACCGACCTGTCGCCCGACCCGCTGCCGATGGATGTCGATGAGGCCATCACCGTCGAGGCGTGGCCGTTGGCCGCGCTGGTGGAGATGGCGCTGGATGGGCGGCTGGAGGACGGCAAGAGCGTCGTCACCGTCTTGCGCGTGGCTAAAGAAATTGGCTACGGATGA
- the bcp gene encoding thioredoxin-dependent thiol peroxidase translates to MLNIGDTAPDFELLTDTGEPLKLSDLRGRRVILFFYPRADTPGCTKQACGFRDRFPRIETANAAVIGLSPDAPKDLAKWKAKESLPYTLVSDPDHQVAEAYGAWGEKQSYGKTYTGILRGHAVIGPDGTLEDLRTRISPDESVELAVAFLEGK, encoded by the coding sequence ATGTTGAATATAGGCGATACCGCCCCCGATTTTGAACTGCTGACCGACACCGGCGAACCATTGAAGCTGTCCGATTTACGCGGCCGGCGCGTCATCCTGTTCTTCTACCCACGAGCCGACACGCCCGGCTGCACCAAACAGGCCTGCGGCTTCCGCGACCGCTTCCCGCGCATTGAGACGGCCAACGCCGCCGTCATCGGCCTCAGCCCCGACGCGCCGAAAGACCTGGCCAAGTGGAAGGCCAAGGAGAGCCTGCCCTATACCCTCGTCTCCGACCCCGATCACCAGGTGGCCGAAGCCTATGGCGCGTGGGGCGAGAAGCAATCCTACGGCAAGACCTACACCGGCATCCTGCGCGGCCACGCCGTCATCGGCCCCGACGGCACGCTCGAAGACCTGCGCACGCGCATCAGCCCCGACGAGAGCGTCGAACTGGCCGTAGCTTTTCTAGAGGGGAAATGA
- a CDS encoding glycosyltransferase family 4 protein — translation MSGFIGGRSVSVSPSRPIQPPLHIGINAHLLSDEAGYRRAGIHQYIYQVLSHLPPDDDLRYTLYTRRAAEWAEHPTLRPVGTRLPTANRLARIAWEQAVWPVLARRDRLSLLHSMAFALPRLAPCPAVVTIYDLSFIEIPDSFPAAQRRYLMAETAHACRRAARLITISESGRRDLHRVYGAPLERIDVVRPGVGAAYRPLPAADVAAFRRQQGLPDTFLLHVGTLQPRKNILLLLEALARLNRPDVALVLVGGKGWAYGAIFERVAALGLTDRVRFAGYVADETLPLWYNAAAALVMPSLYEGFGLPVVEALACGTPVVAAGASSLPEAGGDVALYHDPRDPDELAARLAQALDDPAIAARARAAGPAHAARFSWAAAGQETAAVYRRAAESPSRSAR, via the coding sequence GTGTCAGGATTCATTGGGGGCCGTAGCGTGTCCGTTTCGCCGTCGCGGCCGATTCAACCACCGCTCCACATCGGCATCAACGCCCACCTCCTGTCCGACGAGGCCGGCTATCGCCGCGCGGGTATCCACCAGTACATCTATCAAGTGTTGAGCCATTTGCCGCCGGACGACGACCTACGCTACACCCTCTACACCCGCCGCGCGGCCGAATGGGCCGAGCATCCCACCCTGCGCCCGGTGGGCACGCGCCTGCCCACGGCCAACCGTCTGGCGCGCATCGCCTGGGAGCAGGCCGTGTGGCCCGTCCTGGCCCGGCGCGACCGGCTGAGCCTGCTGCACAGCATGGCCTTCGCCCTGCCGCGGCTGGCCCCCTGCCCGGCCGTGGTCACCATCTACGATTTGAGCTTCATCGAGATACCCGACAGCTTCCCCGCCGCCCAGCGCCGCTACCTGATGGCCGAGACCGCCCACGCCTGCCGCCGCGCCGCCCGCCTCATCACCATCTCCGAATCGGGCCGCCGCGACCTGCACCGCGTGTACGGCGCGCCGCTGGAGCGCATCGATGTGGTGCGCCCCGGCGTCGGCGCGGCCTACCGCCCGTTGCCGGCGGCCGACGTGGCCGCCTTTCGCCGCCAACAGGGCTTGCCCGACACCTTCCTGCTCCACGTCGGCACGCTCCAGCCGCGCAAGAACATCCTCCTGCTGCTGGAAGCGCTGGCCCGGCTGAACCGGCCGGACGTGGCGCTGGTGCTGGTGGGCGGCAAAGGCTGGGCCTATGGCGCCATCTTTGAGCGGGTGGCCGCGCTGGGCCTAACCGACCGGGTGCGCTTCGCCGGCTACGTGGCCGATGAGACGCTGCCGCTGTGGTATAACGCCGCCGCCGCCCTGGTGATGCCGTCGCTCTACGAGGGCTTTGGGCTGCCGGTGGTCGAGGCGCTGGCCTGCGGCACGCCGGTGGTGGCCGCCGGGGCGTCGTCGCTGCCCGAGGCCGGGGGGGACGTAGCCCTCTACCACGACCCGCGCGACCCGGACGAACTGGCCGCCCGGCTGGCCCAAGCCCTGGACGACCCGGCCATCGCCGCCCGCGCCCGCGCCGCCGGTCCGGCCCACGCGGCGCGCTTCTCCTGGGCCGCCGCCGGGCAGGAGACGGCCGCCGTCTATCGCCGCGCGGCCGAATCCCCATCGAGGAGCGCCCGATGA
- a CDS encoding zinc-dependent alcohol dehydrogenase family protein, with product MRAIRFSRFGPPAEVLSLEELPLPEPGPGQVRLRLTHRSINPSDLLTVSGEYGRLPRLPATPGFEAVGRVEALGEGVRGLPIGTRVVPLGVGGTWAESATAAAALLLPVPEAVSDAAAAQFVVNPVTAWVMLVEELQLEPGDWVVQTAAGSTLGRLVIQLGRLRGYRTINLVRRPEQVDELLALGADAVYCTGDEDVVERVREVTGGRGAKGALEAVGGRTGEIALKTLRPGGTMLVYGMLGGEPLPLHNGEMLFRGLTVRGFWLSQWFRQTDPAHVTATLGTLMQLMADGHLLPPVEAEYDLADFQTAIAHCERPGRQGKVLLTG from the coding sequence ATGCGCGCGATTCGTTTTAGTCGTTTTGGGCCGCCGGCCGAGGTGCTGAGCCTGGAGGAACTGCCCTTGCCGGAGCCGGGGCCGGGGCAGGTGCGGCTGCGGCTGACCCACCGGTCGATCAATCCGTCGGACCTGCTGACCGTCAGCGGCGAATACGGCCGCCTGCCGCGCCTGCCGGCCACACCGGGCTTCGAGGCCGTGGGCCGGGTCGAGGCGCTCGGCGAAGGGGTCAGGGGCTTGCCCATCGGGACGCGGGTCGTGCCCCTCGGCGTGGGCGGCACGTGGGCCGAATCAGCCACGGCCGCCGCGGCGCTGCTGCTGCCCGTGCCCGAGGCCGTCAGCGACGCCGCCGCGGCCCAGTTCGTCGTCAATCCGGTGACGGCCTGGGTGATGCTGGTGGAAGAGTTGCAACTGGAGCCGGGCGACTGGGTGGTGCAGACCGCCGCCGGCTCGACGCTGGGGCGGCTGGTCATCCAGCTTGGCCGGTTGCGCGGCTATCGGACGATCAATCTGGTGCGCCGCCCGGAGCAGGTGGACGAACTGTTGGCGCTGGGGGCCGACGCCGTCTATTGCACCGGCGACGAGGACGTGGTGGAACGGGTGCGCGAGGTGACCGGCGGCCGGGGGGCGAAGGGCGCGCTGGAGGCGGTCGGCGGCCGAACGGGCGAGATAGCCCTCAAAACGCTGCGGCCGGGCGGCACGATGCTGGTCTATGGGATGCTGGGCGGCGAGCCGTTGCCGCTCCACAACGGCGAAATGCTCTTCCGCGGCCTCACGGTGCGCGGCTTCTGGCTATCGCAATGGTTCCGCCAGACCGACCCGGCCCACGTGACGGCCACGCTGGGCACACTGATGCAACTGATGGCCGACGGCCACCTCTTGCCGCCGGTGGAGGCCGAATATGACCTGGCCGATTTCCAGACGGCCATCGCCCATTGTGAACGGCCGGGGCGGCAGGGGAAGGTGTTGCTGACGGGATGA
- a CDS encoding sugar transferase: protein MKANVIHWTTILTDVVLINLAFALAYVARYVWQWFLPVTSFAPYRDYLGQQLVLVVLLALTYRYTGVWRRRRGESWLDEVGRIVTATAAGIALMMAVTFFVQPSPFSRLLIFWALLFIVLVLAAARLARRVSLALLYRRGIGVDRALVVGAGETGRSVIRTLLARPDLGFALVGYLDDGEGSNGGIGRIPRLGGYAELDRHLRDMAPIHTVFLALPGAMHPELLNLLQVCRQHEVRAQVAPDLLQLSLNRVEFTTMAGMPLLGVRDMAAFGHISTWGRLLKRALDLFIIAFFALPTLLVMGAIALFIKLDSPGPVFYPSPRVGREGRLFNMYKFRSMVLDADEQKEALRELNEADGPMFKIKADPRLTRAGRLIRRLSLDELPQLYNVVMGQMSLVGPRPPLPEEVEHYKPWHRQRLAVVGGMTGLWQVSGRSDLSFDELCLLDIYYIENWTVGLDVRILLQTIPHLLSGKGAY, encoded by the coding sequence ATGAAAGCCAACGTCATCCATTGGACGACGATCCTCACTGACGTCGTGCTCATCAATCTGGCGTTCGCCCTGGCCTACGTGGCCCGCTACGTCTGGCAATGGTTTCTGCCGGTAACGTCATTCGCTCCCTACCGTGATTATCTGGGCCAGCAGTTGGTGCTGGTCGTCTTGCTGGCGCTGACCTATCGCTACACCGGCGTCTGGCGGCGGCGACGGGGCGAATCGTGGCTGGACGAGGTGGGGCGCATCGTGACGGCCACGGCGGCGGGCATCGCCCTGATGATGGCCGTCACCTTCTTCGTCCAGCCGTCGCCGTTTTCGCGCCTGCTCATCTTCTGGGCCTTGCTGTTCATCGTCCTGGTACTGGCCGCGGCCCGGCTGGCGCGCCGCGTCAGTCTGGCGCTGCTCTACCGGCGCGGCATCGGCGTCGACCGGGCGCTGGTGGTGGGCGCGGGCGAGACCGGCCGCAGCGTCATCCGCACCCTGCTGGCCCGGCCCGATCTCGGTTTCGCCCTCGTCGGCTATCTCGACGATGGCGAGGGCAGCAACGGCGGCATCGGCCGCATCCCCCGCCTGGGCGGCTATGCTGAACTGGATCGCCACCTGCGCGACATGGCCCCCATCCACACCGTCTTCCTGGCCCTGCCGGGGGCCATGCATCCGGAACTGCTCAACCTGCTCCAGGTGTGCCGCCAGCATGAGGTGCGCGCCCAGGTCGCGCCCGATCTGCTGCAACTCAGCCTGAACCGGGTGGAGTTCACCACGATGGCCGGTATGCCCTTGCTGGGGGTGCGCGACATGGCCGCCTTCGGCCACATCAGCACCTGGGGGCGGCTACTGAAGCGGGCGCTCGATCTGTTCATCATCGCCTTTTTCGCCCTGCCCACGCTGCTGGTCATGGGGGCGATTGCGCTTTTTATCAAGCTCGATTCGCCGGGGCCGGTCTTCTACCCCTCGCCGCGCGTCGGCCGTGAGGGGCGGCTGTTCAATATGTACAAGTTCCGTTCGATGGTGCTCGACGCCGATGAGCAGAAAGAGGCGCTGCGGGAGTTGAACGAGGCCGACGGGCCGATGTTCAAGATCAAGGCCGACCCGCGCCTGACACGCGCCGGCCGTCTCATTCGCCGGCTCAGTTTGGACGAATTGCCGCAGCTCTATAACGTGGTGATGGGGCAGATGAGTCTGGTGGGGCCGCGGCCGCCCCTGCCCGAAGAGGTGGAACATTACAAGCCGTGGCATCGGCAGCGCCTGGCCGTCGTCGGCGGCATGACCGGGCTGTGGCAGGTCAGCGGGCGTTCCGACCTGTCATTCGATGAGTTGTGCCTGCTCGATATTTACTACATCGAGAACTGGACGGTGGGGCTGGACGTGCGCATCCTGCTGCAAACGATCCCGCATTTGCTGTCCGGCAAAGGGGCTTATTGA
- a CDS encoding LysM peptidoglycan-binding domain-containing protein, whose translation MNRTKILLFLTTVLLLLGLAACELPAPGSQQPSATNTPVPPLLGVPTQAIILPSPTPLPVAPVASPTPTTDPALLVASATPPPAPEATAVPAPDTSSPTGETIHTVAAGENLFRIGLRYGFTVQELATYNGIANPNVLSVGQQIRIPAR comes from the coding sequence GTGAATCGCACAAAAATCTTGTTGTTCCTAACGACTGTCCTGCTGCTGTTGGGCCTGGCCGCGTGCGAATTGCCCGCGCCGGGCAGCCAGCAGCCCTCGGCCACGAACACCCCGGTTCCGCCGCTGTTGGGCGTGCCGACCCAGGCGATCATCTTGCCCAGCCCGACGCCGCTGCCCGTGGCCCCGGTCGCCAGCCCCACGCCCACGACCGACCCGGCTCTGCTGGTCGCCAGTGCCACGCCGCCCCCGGCCCCCGAGGCCACGGCCGTCCCGGCCCCGGATACTTCATCGCCCACCGGCGAGACCATCCACACCGTGGCAGCGGGCGAGAATCTGTTCCGCATCGGGCTGCGCTATGGGTTCACCGTTCAGGAATTGGCAACCTACAACGGCATCGCCAACCCTAACGTGCTCAGCGTGGGCCAGCAGATCAGGATTCCTGCCAGGTAA